The following are encoded together in the Cicer arietinum cultivar CDC Frontier isolate Library 1 chromosome 2, Cicar.CDCFrontier_v2.0, whole genome shotgun sequence genome:
- the LOC101509680 gene encoding transcription factor bHLH49, producing the protein MSEKEKFEVDRNGDPMSYSSGMPLDWRFGSGNLVNSSVGLVTIGNSMNINRGDLIGSSSCSSASMVDTFSPNFWDHPTNSQNLGFCDINGSSSNAAGIRKDGFGFGDGFLPNGQGVFQNSLSQFPTDSGFIERAARFSCFGGGNFGDVVSSYGIPQSIGMYGGTVSAIHGNRDELAGIGLKVAIGGQSQDIDPNVVEATKAVSPLIEHMATQGSPLKNDRSDSRVVSHDDGKQALVRPVNDSDRGESGDDDGDGCGQDDSPMLEGTSGEPSVKGLNSKKRKRNGPDADNDRANRTQELQSEGAKDNPEHQQKGDQQPKASGKNAKQGSQTSDPPKEEYIHVRARRGQATNSHSLAERVRREKISERMKFLQELVPGCSKVTGKAVMLDEIINYVQSLQRQVEFLSMKLATVNPRLDFNIEGLLAKEILHQRPGPSSALGFPLEMSMNFPPLHPSQPRMIQSIIPNIANPSDILRRTIHSHLTPLTGGFKEPNQMPDVWEDELHNVIQMSFATTAPMSSQDVDGTDTTNQMKVEL; encoded by the exons ATGAGTGAGAAAGAAAAGTTTGAGGTAGATAGAAATGGGGATCCTATGAGTTATTCTAGTGGTATGCCACTTGATTGGAGATTTGGGAGTGGCAATCTTGTAAATTCATCTGTTGGTTTGGTTACTATTGGAAATTCTATGAATATCAATAGAGGAGATCTAATTGGCTCTTCTTCATGTTCCTCTGCCTCAATGGTGGATACTTTTAGTCCTAACTTTTGGGACCATCCAACTAACTCACaaaatttgggattttgtgACATCAATGGGAGTTCTTCGAATGCCGCCGGAATTAGAAAAGATGGATTTGGTTTTGGTGATGGTTTTCTACCAAATGGACAAGGGGTTTTTCAAAATAGTTTGTCTCAGTTTCCGACGGATTCAGGATTTATTGAAAGGGCTGCGAGGTTCTCGTGCTTCGGTGGAGGGAATTTCGGCGATGTGGTTAGTTCGTATGGGATTCCTCAATCCATTGGTATGTATGGTGGGACAGTCAGTGCAATTCATGGAAATAGAGATGAACTTGCAGGTATTGGATTGAAAGTAGCAATTGGAGGACAATCTCAAGATATTGATCCTAATGTTGTTGAAGCTACAAAAGCCGTGTCTCCATTGATTGAGCATATGGCTACTCAAGGAAGTCCTCTAAAGAATGATAGAAGCGACAGCCGTGTCGTGTCTCATGATGATGGGAAGCAAGCTCTTGTTAGACCTGTTAATGATTCTGATAGAGGTGAATCGGGTGATGATGATGGTGACGGTTGTGGACAGGATGATTCACCAATGTTGGAAGGTACTAGTGGCGAACCTTCTGTTAAAGGACTAAACtcgaagaaaaggaaaagaaatggACCG GATGCTGATAATGATAGAGCGAACCGAACTCAAGAACTACAAAGTGAAGGTGCAAAGGACAACCCTGAGCATCAACAGAAGGGAGATCAACAACCAAAGGCTTCTGGGAAGAATGCTAAACAGGGCTCTCAAACTTCTGATCCACCTAAGGAGGAATACATACATGTTAGGGCTCGTCGGGGTCAAGCAACAAACAGCCATAGCCTTGCAGAGAGG GTGAGGAGGGAAAAGATAAGCGAGAGAATGAAGTTTCTTCAAGAACTTGTGCCTGGATGCAGCAAG GTCACTGGCAAGGCAGTGATGCTGGACGAAATCATCAACTATGTACAGTCACTTCAACGACAGGTTGAG TTTTTGTCTATGAAACTTGCAACTGTAAATCCACGGCTGGATTTTAATATTGAAGGCCTTCTTGCTAAAGAG ATTCTTCACCAACGGCCCGGTCCTTCATCTGCACTAGGATTTCCTCTAGAGATGTCTATGAATTTTCCTCCATTACATCCATCTCAACCACGGATGATTCAGTCAATTATTCCAAACATTGCCAACCCGTCCGATATCCTTCGAAGAACTATTCATTCACATTTAACACCTTTGACTGGAGGATTCAAGGAGCCAAATCAG ATGCCGGACGTGTGGGAGGACGAGCTTCATAATGTTATTCAAATGAGTTTTGCAACAACTGCTCCCATGAGTAGCCAAGATGTTGACG GTACTGATACAACAAATCAGATGAAAGTTGAACTTTGA
- the LOC140919359 gene encoding secreted RxLR effector protein 161-like: MSRKELDMKDLGVAKKIIGCEYSIGESHKISLDQCPKIDVEVEFMSNVPYTSVVGCLMYIMGTTSHGIMFRSGQSDPSVVGYVDSDYTSDIDDKRSTTRYVFTLVGGPICWKLSVHSIVAMTTIETEYMIVAEAAKKALWLS, from the exons ATGTCGAGAAAGGAGTTGGACATGAAAGACTTGGGTGTTGCTAAAAAGATTATTG GATGTGAGTACTCAATTGGAGAATCACATAAGATATCTTTGGATCAATGTCCAAAGATAGACGTAGAAGTTGAGTTTATGTCAAATGTTCCATATACCAGTGTTGTTGGTTGTTTAATGTATATTATG GGTACAACAAGTCATGGTATCATGTTTAGAAGTGGACAAAGTGACCCTTCAGTTGTAGGATATGTTGATTCTGATTATACCAGTGATATAGATGATAAAAGATCTACAACAAGATATGTTTTTACTCTTGTTGGAGGACCTATTTGTTGGAAGTTATCAGTTCATTCCATAGTGGCTATGACTACAATTGAAACTGAGTACATGATAGTAGCTGAAGCTGCCAAAAAGGCTTTATGGCTTTCTTGA